Proteins from a genomic interval of Arachis hypogaea cultivar Tifrunner chromosome 10, arahy.Tifrunner.gnm2.J5K5, whole genome shotgun sequence:
- the LOC112716015 gene encoding sucrose-phosphatase 2 isoform X2 → MDQLNGSANLMIVSDLDFTMVDHDDPENLALLRFNALWEAYYRHNSLLVFSTGRSPTIYCELRKQKPLLTPDITIMSVGTEITYGESMVPDDRWEHYLNHKWNRDIVLEETARLPELVLQSETEQRPHKVSFYLDKTKASKVMQTLSRCLEKRGLDVKIIYSNGIALDILPQAAGKGQALEFLLGKLKADGSGPLNTLVCGDSGNDAELFTVPGVYGVMVSNAQEELLQWYAENAAGSPKLIHATERKSLRPCHEVVMFYLFYERWRRAEVENSEEYVQYLKSIIHSTGNFVHPSGVDQPIHQLTDTIVNLFGDKQGVEFRVWVDRISTSMVSSGSWLVKFDKWELSGNELRCCSTKVLVNSKIDAEDQFTWMHIHQTWVDGFGEKDDMSWVI, encoded by the exons atGGATCAGCTCAATGGTTCTGCCAATCTTATGATAGTTTCAGATCTTGATTTCACAATG GTAGACCATGATGATCCCGAGAACCTAGCTCTTCTAAGGTTTAATGCACTATGGGAAGCTTATTATCGTCATAATTCTCTTCTAGTCTTCTCCACTGGGAGATCGCCTACTATATACTGCGAGCTAAGAAAGCAGAAACCTTTATTGACCCCTGACATAACAATAATGTCCGTGGGAACTGAGATTACATATGGTGAATCCATGGTACCAGATGACAGATGGGAACATTATCTGAATCATAAGTGGAACCGAGACATAGTGTTGGAGGAAACAGCTAGGTTACCTGAGCTTGTTCTTCAA TCTGAAACTGAGCAAAGGCCTCACAAGGTTAGCTTTTATTTGGATAAAACGAAGGCCTCAAAAGTCATGCAAACTCTTTCGAGATGTCTTGAAAAACGTGGG TTAGATGTGAAAATTATATATAGCAATGGTATTGCTTTGGATATATTACCCCAAGCTGCTGGCAAAGGACAGGCTCTTGAATTTTTACTGGGAAAGTTAAAAGCTGATGGATCAGGACCACTCAACACTCTTGTTTGTGGTGATTCTGGAAATGATGCTGAACTCTTCACTGTGCCTGGAGTATATGGTGTCATG GTAAGTAATGCACAGGAAGAGTTGCTTCAGTGGTATGCTGAAAATGCAGCAGGCAGTCCTAAACTCATTCATGCAACTGAGAG GAAATCTCTTAGGCCTTGCCATGAGGTAGTGATGTTCTACTTGTTTTATGAGAGATGGAGGCGTGCAGAGGTTGAAAATTCTGAGGAGTATGTGCaatatttaaaatcaatcatT CATTCCACTGGAAATTTTGTCCATCCCTCTGGAGTTGACCAACCTATACACCAGCTAACAGATACTATAGTAAATTTGTTTGGTGACAAGCAGGGAGTAGAATTCCGGGTTTGGGTTGATCGTATATCTACTTCCATGGTTAGTTCAGGCTCATGGCTAGTCAAATTTGACAAGTGGGAGTTATCAG GGAACGAGTTGAGGTGTTGTTCAACAAAGGTTTTGGTGAATTCGAAG ATTGATGCAGAGGATCAGTTTACCTGGATGCACATACATCAGACTTGGGTGGATGGCTTTGGAGAAAAGGATGATATGTCTTGGGTTATCTAG
- the LOC112716015 gene encoding sucrose-phosphatase 1 isoform X1, whose protein sequence is MDQLNGSANLMIVSDLDFTMVDHDDPENLALLRFNALWEAYYRHNSLLVFSTGRSPTIYCELRKQKPLLTPDITIMSVGTEITYGESMVPDDRWEHYLNHKWNRDIVLEETARLPELVLQSETEQRPHKVSFYLDKTKASKVMQTLSRCLEKRGLDVKIIYSNGIALDILPQAAGKGQALEFLLGKLKADGSGPLNTLVCGDSGNDAELFTVPGVYGVMVSNAQEELLQWYAENAAGSPKLIHATERCADGIIQAISKFSLGPNVSPRDIRDSMYNRKSLRPCHEVVMFYLFYERWRRAEVENSEEYVQYLKSIIHSTGNFVHPSGVDQPIHQLTDTIVNLFGDKQGVEFRVWVDRISTSMVSSGSWLVKFDKWELSGNELRCCSTKVLVNSKIDAEDQFTWMHIHQTWVDGFGEKDDMSWVI, encoded by the exons atGGATCAGCTCAATGGTTCTGCCAATCTTATGATAGTTTCAGATCTTGATTTCACAATG GTAGACCATGATGATCCCGAGAACCTAGCTCTTCTAAGGTTTAATGCACTATGGGAAGCTTATTATCGTCATAATTCTCTTCTAGTCTTCTCCACTGGGAGATCGCCTACTATATACTGCGAGCTAAGAAAGCAGAAACCTTTATTGACCCCTGACATAACAATAATGTCCGTGGGAACTGAGATTACATATGGTGAATCCATGGTACCAGATGACAGATGGGAACATTATCTGAATCATAAGTGGAACCGAGACATAGTGTTGGAGGAAACAGCTAGGTTACCTGAGCTTGTTCTTCAA TCTGAAACTGAGCAAAGGCCTCACAAGGTTAGCTTTTATTTGGATAAAACGAAGGCCTCAAAAGTCATGCAAACTCTTTCGAGATGTCTTGAAAAACGTGGG TTAGATGTGAAAATTATATATAGCAATGGTATTGCTTTGGATATATTACCCCAAGCTGCTGGCAAAGGACAGGCTCTTGAATTTTTACTGGGAAAGTTAAAAGCTGATGGATCAGGACCACTCAACACTCTTGTTTGTGGTGATTCTGGAAATGATGCTGAACTCTTCACTGTGCCTGGAGTATATGGTGTCATG GTAAGTAATGCACAGGAAGAGTTGCTTCAGTGGTATGCTGAAAATGCAGCAGGCAGTCCTAAACTCATTCATGCAACTGAGAGGTGTGCAGATGGTATTATCCAAGCAATTAGTAAATTCTCTTTAGGTCCAAATGTGTCTCCAAGAGATATTAGAGACTCTATGTACAACAGGAAATCTCTTAGGCCTTGCCATGAGGTAGTGATGTTCTACTTGTTTTATGAGAGATGGAGGCGTGCAGAGGTTGAAAATTCTGAGGAGTATGTGCaatatttaaaatcaatcatT CATTCCACTGGAAATTTTGTCCATCCCTCTGGAGTTGACCAACCTATACACCAGCTAACAGATACTATAGTAAATTTGTTTGGTGACAAGCAGGGAGTAGAATTCCGGGTTTGGGTTGATCGTATATCTACTTCCATGGTTAGTTCAGGCTCATGGCTAGTCAAATTTGACAAGTGGGAGTTATCAG GGAACGAGTTGAGGTGTTGTTCAACAAAGGTTTTGGTGAATTCGAAG ATTGATGCAGAGGATCAGTTTACCTGGATGCACATACATCAGACTTGGGTGGATGGCTTTGGAGAAAAGGATGATATGTCTTGGGTTATCTAG